One Clupea harengus chromosome 3, Ch_v2.0.2, whole genome shotgun sequence DNA window includes the following coding sequences:
- the LOC105904755 gene encoding troponin I, fast skeletal muscle-like, translated as MSEKKMTSSRKHHLKSVMLAIAEKRIEQETADVIAAKAAYLNENCPEVSIPSGVEELQKLCKELHAKIDKVDEERYDAEGKVTKGAKEVEDLKFKVTEMKGMKKPALKKVRLSADQMLQALLGSKHKVSMDMRSNLKQVKKEVKEEPAVAAGDWRKNVEDKEGMGGRKKMFEGAEV; from the exons ATGTCTGA AAAAAAGATGACCTCAAGCCGCAAGCATCATCTGAAG agcgtGATGCTTGCAATTGCTGAAAAGCGGATTGAACAGGAAACGGCTGATGTTATAGCTGCAAAGGCAGCATACCTGAATGAGAACTGCCCAGAGGTCTCTATTCCCAGTGGGGTGGAGGAACTACAG AAATTGTGCAAAGAGCTACATGCGAAGATTGACAAAGTCGATGAGGAGAGATACGACGCAGAAGGCAAAGTGACAAAGGGAGCAAAAGAG GTTGAAGACCTGAAGTTCAAGGTAACAGAAATGAAGGGTATGAAGAAGCCAGCTCTGAAGAAAGTGCGCTTGTCCGCTGATCAGATGCTTCAGGCTCTGCTGGGCTCCAAGCACAAGGTCAGCATGGACATGAGATCCAACCTGAAGCAGGTGAAGAAGGAGGTCAAGGAGGAG CCTGCAGTCGCTGCTGGTGACTGGCGTAAGAATGTTGAGGACAAGGAGGGCATGGGTGGCAGGAAGAAGATGTTTGAGGGCGCTGAGGTGTAA
- the LOC105904753 gene encoding troponin I, fast skeletal muscle-like, which translates to MSEKKMSSSRKHHLKSVMLSIAATRLEEEAADAITAKAAYMNENCPELSLPSGVEELQKLCKDLHSKIDKVDEERYDAEGKVTKGAKEVEDLMFKVVEIKGMKKPALKKVRLSADQMLQALLGSKHKVSMDLRSNLKQVKKEVKEEPADAVGDWRKNVDDKAGMGGRKKMFEGAEA; encoded by the exons ATGTCTGA AAAAAAGATGAGTTCAAGCCGCAAGCATCATCTGAAG agcgtAATGCTTTCAATTGCCGCAACGCGGCTTGAAGAGGAAGCAGCTGATGCTATAACTGCAAAGGCAGCATACATGAATGAGAACTGCCCAGAGCTCTCTCTTCCCAGTGGGGTGGAGGAACTACAG AAATTATGCAAAGACCTACATTCGAAGATTGACAAAGTCGACGAGGAGAGATACGACGCAGAAGGCAAAGTGACAAAGGGAGCAAAAGAG GTTGAAGACCTGATGTTTAAGGTAGTAGAAATAAAGGGTATGAAGAAGCCAGCTCTGAAGAAAGTGCGCTTGTCCGCTGATCAGATGCTTCAGGCTCTGCTGGGCTCCAAGCACAAGGTCAGCATGGACCTGAGATCCAACCTGAAGCAGGTGAAGAAGGAGGTCAAGGAGGAG CCTGCAGACGCTGTTGGTGACTGGCGTAAGAATGTTGACGACAAGGCTGGCATGGGTGGCAGGAAGAAGATGTTTGAGGGAGCTGAGGCGTAA